One stretch of Bombus affinis isolate iyBomAffi1 chromosome 4, iyBomAffi1.2, whole genome shotgun sequence DNA includes these proteins:
- the LOC126915846 gene encoding elongator complex protein 4: MDLTTGKSSRIPFIPGTKPSIKNSQLLVSTGIPSLDHIIGGGLPVGSLFLIEEDRYGTYAKVMLKYFMAESVVTAQPLLIGSKDVETSQFVSEIPAVVTDTTSIDQSSNSDEQMKIAWRYQNMKIIDTSPTGGQAFGHFYDLTKRMEKEVIEKADITQWYDDNCPKKDNAFNNMTYSKLLKCIQETLKKGGHSISETPTKRQVLRIAIHSLGSRLWCSDSVNDSHQDLFKFLYYFRALLRYSYAVAVITVPTECFENSDATAQRIEHLSDVAIKLESFAGSQKETNPLFKDYHGLLHLQKMLALNTIAPHNPESRDLVFKLRRKKFVIEVLHLPPELGDTTQREQDETISQFGCSSLPHKTLDF; the protein is encoded by the exons ATGGATCTAACTACAGGAAAAAGTAGCAGAATTCCCTTTATACCAGGAACTAAACCCTCGATAAAAAATTCACAACTACTCGTTTCGACTGGAATTCCTTCCTTAGATCATATAATAG GTGGAGGATTACCTGTTGGTTCTTTGTTTCTTATTG AGGAAGATCGATATGGCACATATGCAAAAGtcatgttaaaatattttatggCTGAAAGCGTAGTTACAGCTCAACCATTATTAATTGGATCTAAAGATGTTGAAACATCACAGTTTGTGTCAGAAATACCAGCTGTTGTAACAGACACCACATCGATTGATCAATCATCCAATTCTGATGAACAAATGAAGATTGCTTGGAGGTatcaaaatatgaaaataattgatACCTCCCCAACTGGAGGACAAGCTTTTGGTCATTTCTATGACCTTACAAAAAGAATGGAAAAAGAAGTAATCGaaaaagcagatataacacagtGGTATGATGATAATTGTCCTAAAAAAGACAATGCCTTTAACAATATGACATATTCAAAGTTATTAAAATGTATTCAAGAGACTCTGAAGAAGGGAGGACACTCAATTTCAGAGACACCTACAAAAAGACAAGTTCTAAGAATTGCAATTCATTCCTTAGGATCTAGATTATGGTGCAGTGATTCTGTAAATGATTCGCATCAAGATTTGTTCAAATTTTTGTATTACTTTAGAGCTCTTTTAAGATATTCTTATGCAGTTGCAGTGATAACAGTGCCTACAGAATGTTTTGAAAATTCG GATGCTACTGCACAACGGATTGAACATCTGTCAGATGTTGCAATTAAATTGGAATCATTTGCAGGCTCACAAAAAGAAACAAACCCATTATTTAAGGATTATCATGGCTTATTGCATCTACAGAAGATGCTGGCTTTAAATACTATAGCACCTCATAATCCAGAATCACGAGATCTTGTATTCAAATTACGTCGAAAGAAATTTGTCATCGAG GTTTTACACCTACCACCTGAATTAGGAGATACTACTCAACGAGAACAAGATGAAACGATATCTCAATTCGGATGTTCTAGTTTACCACATAAGACCTTAGATTTTTAA